In Stutzerimonas stutzeri, a genomic segment contains:
- a CDS encoding SDR family oxidoreductase translates to MSMYFSGQVALVTGAAAGIGRVAALAFAEQGLKVVVADLDEAGGAACAEAIRERGGEALFVRCDVTRDGDVQAMIEQAVASYGRIDYAFNNAGIEIEQGRLAEGSEAEFDAIMGVNVKGVWLCMKHQLPLMLAQGGGAIVNTASVAGLGAAPKMSIYSASKHAVIGLTKSAAIEYAKKKIRVNAVCPAVIDTDMFRRAYEADPRKAEFAAAMHPVGRIGKAEEIAAAVLYLCSDGAAFTTGHALAVDGGATAI, encoded by the coding sequence ATGAGCATGTATTTTTCCGGTCAGGTTGCGTTGGTTACTGGCGCGGCGGCGGGTATCGGCCGTGTGGCAGCGCTGGCGTTCGCTGAGCAGGGGCTAAAGGTGGTGGTGGCAGATTTGGACGAGGCGGGCGGTGCAGCCTGTGCCGAAGCCATCCGCGAGCGCGGCGGAGAAGCGTTGTTCGTACGCTGCGACGTTACACGCGACGGCGATGTTCAAGCGATGATCGAGCAAGCGGTAGCGAGCTATGGGCGCATCGACTATGCCTTCAACAATGCCGGCATCGAGATCGAACAGGGGCGCCTGGCTGAAGGCAGCGAAGCCGAGTTCGACGCCATCATGGGTGTCAATGTCAAAGGCGTCTGGCTGTGCATGAAGCATCAGCTGCCGCTGATGCTGGCTCAGGGCGGCGGCGCCATCGTCAATACCGCTTCGGTTGCGGGACTGGGAGCGGCGCCGAAGATGAGCATTTATTCGGCGTCCAAGCATGCCGTCATCGGATTGACCAAATCGGCGGCAATCGAATACGCCAAAAAGAAGATCCGGGTCAATGCCGTATGCCCTGCGGTCATCGATACCGATATGTTCCGCCGCGCCTATGAGGCGGATCCGCGCAAGGCCGAATTTGCCGCGGCCATGCATCCGGTTGGACGCATCGGCAAAGCCGAGGAAATCGCCGCCGCAGTGCTTTATCTCTGCAGCGACGGCGCTGCCTTCACCACCGGCCATGCGTTAGCGGTTGACGG
- a CDS encoding NADP-dependent oxidoreductase: MDKINRQFLLAKRPVGAPTRDTFEFAEQPLGDPGPNQILVKNEYLSLDPAMRGWMNDAKSYIPPVGIGEVMRALGVGKVVASQHPGFAEGDYVNGALGVQDYFLGEPKGFYKVDPNQAPLPRYLSALGMTGMTAYFGLLAVGEPKAGETVVLSGAAGAVGSVAGQIAKIKGCRVVGIAGGADKCRFLTEELGFDAAIDYKSEDVAAGLKRECPKGVDVYFDNVGGDILDAVLTRITVGARIVICGAISQYNNKEAVKGPANYLSLLVNRARMQGMVVMDYVPRYPEAMKEMAGWMQSGELKSKEDIVEGLETFPDTLMKLFTGGNFGKLVLKVS, from the coding sequence ATGGACAAGATCAATCGTCAGTTTTTGCTGGCCAAGCGCCCCGTCGGGGCGCCGACCCGCGATACCTTCGAATTCGCTGAACAGCCGTTGGGCGACCCTGGCCCGAACCAGATCCTGGTCAAGAACGAATACCTCTCGCTGGATCCCGCCATGCGCGGCTGGATGAACGATGCCAAGTCCTATATCCCGCCGGTGGGTATTGGCGAGGTAATGCGCGCGCTTGGTGTGGGCAAGGTCGTTGCTTCGCAGCATCCCGGATTCGCCGAAGGCGATTACGTCAACGGCGCGCTCGGCGTACAGGATTATTTTCTCGGCGAGCCCAAAGGCTTCTACAAGGTCGATCCGAACCAGGCGCCGCTGCCGCGCTATCTGTCCGCGTTAGGCATGACCGGCATGACCGCTTACTTCGGTCTGCTCGCCGTAGGCGAACCCAAGGCCGGGGAAACCGTGGTGCTATCTGGCGCAGCCGGTGCAGTGGGCAGCGTTGCGGGGCAGATTGCCAAGATCAAAGGCTGTCGCGTGGTAGGCATAGCGGGTGGCGCTGACAAGTGTCGCTTCCTCACCGAAGAGCTGGGCTTCGATGCGGCAATCGACTACAAGAGCGAAGACGTCGCGGCCGGTTTGAAGCGCGAATGTCCGAAGGGCGTCGACGTCTACTTCGATAACGTCGGCGGCGATATCCTCGACGCGGTGCTGACGCGCATCACCGTTGGTGCTCGCATCGTGATTTGCGGCGCCATCAGCCAGTACAACAACAAGGAAGCGGTCAAGGGTCCTGCCAACTACCTGTCCCTGTTGGTCAACCGGGCGCGCATGCAAGGCATGGTGGTGATGGATTACGTGCCTCGCTATCCGGAGGCCATGAAAGAAATGGCTGGCTGGATGCAGAGCGGCGAGCTGAAGAGCAAGGAGGACATCGTCGAAGGGCTGGAGACGTTCCCCGATACCCTGATGAAACTGTTCACCGGCGGTAACTTCGGCAAGTTGGTATTGAAAGTCAGCTAA
- the pyrF gene encoding orotidine-5'-phosphate decarboxylase has translation MTCQTPLIVALDFPSRDAALALAGQLDPALCRVKVGKELFTRCGPQIVEALQGKGFEVFLDLKFHDIPNTTAMAVKAAAELGVWMVNVHCSGGVRMMAACREILDKVGGQKPLLIGVTVLTSMEQADLADIGLDLEPQQQVLRLAGLAAEAGMDGLVCSAQEAQSLKARFAQLQLVTPGIRPAGSKADDQRRILTPAEAMAAGSDYLVIGRPIAQAADPSRALAAVVAELA, from the coding sequence ATGACTTGCCAGACTCCCCTCATCGTTGCGCTCGATTTTCCCTCCCGTGATGCTGCGCTGGCTCTGGCCGGACAGCTCGACCCGGCGCTTTGCCGTGTCAAGGTCGGCAAGGAGCTGTTCACCCGCTGCGGCCCGCAGATCGTCGAGGCGCTGCAGGGCAAAGGATTTGAGGTCTTTCTCGATCTGAAATTCCATGACATACCCAACACCACGGCGATGGCGGTCAAGGCAGCGGCGGAGCTTGGCGTGTGGATGGTCAATGTACATTGCTCAGGAGGGGTGCGGATGATGGCTGCGTGCCGCGAAATTCTGGACAAGGTGGGCGGCCAAAAACCGTTGCTGATCGGCGTTACGGTACTGACCAGCATGGAACAGGCGGACCTGGCAGATATCGGTCTCGATCTAGAGCCGCAGCAGCAGGTGCTGCGACTGGCTGGCTTGGCGGCGGAGGCCGGAATGGACGGGCTGGTTTGCTCGGCGCAGGAGGCGCAATCCTTGAAAGCGCGCTTTGCGCAGTTGCAACTGGTGACTCCGGGCATTCGTCCGGCTGGTAGCAAGGCCGACGATCAACGGAGGATTCTCACGCCTGCCGAGGCGATGGCGGCGGGGTCGGATTATCTGGTGATCGGCAGGCCCATCGCACAGGCGGCGGATCCGTCCCGGGCACTGGCGGCAGTGGTTGCCGAGCTGGCTTGA
- a CDS encoding DUF2897 family protein, which produces MPWYIWLLLALVIGIIVGGLMTLRASAHKIPLTEEQKQRIAQRNAEADAKDARDK; this is translated from the coding sequence ATGCCTTGGTACATCTGGTTATTGCTAGCTCTGGTGATCGGCATCATCGTCGGAGGGCTGATGACCCTGCGCGCCAGCGCGCACAAGATTCCGCTGACCGAAGAACAGAAACAGCGAATCGCCCAGCGAAACGCCGAGGCGGACGCCAAGGACGCGCGCGACAAATAG
- a CDS encoding bifunctional diguanylate cyclase/phosphodiesterase, whose product MPLDSASAKARSPRAHAAFSRRILPGFACLLAAALLAAAIAVIHIARTIDRDALTQEHFLADKAFESHMRGMSRHVADNGFWGDAYANLSKQINLDWAYEQENLGPSLYDDFGYEAVLVVNADGETTYAVIRGELAQVDARRWLGNGLEILLGQARETVEEEETSAGLLSAEGRPAMVAAAVMTPGGSDIEEMDGPASILLFVDVMDTGRLLQLGQEYAIKGLRIDDETSRPQNAVVSMNMLDGTPQAFTWNVSQPGRYLLWMTLPVLAAVTLGLGLLAWLLLRQALKTVRLMDANYKRLSRSRTALAASEERFRDVAEAASDWIWETDQNARLTYLSSRFEEITGHEPAAWIGRPLIDLLITDHAALQDWLAEPHKTPLRCSYQAANGCERHCRLSARAIYRDDELLGFRGTASDITEETRAQARVQYLSQHDALTGLPNRNRLRDYLEAKLASLTSGSRLTVLYIDLDRFKPVNDTLGHGAGDEVLIGVANRLKQCIRGDDLVARLGGDEFIMVMSRLQLNEDVEKLCARVVDVVGGPFVYEGKQIHIGASIGIAMAPTDAAQASELLRCADIALYQAKAVGRGTWRFYGSEMDERLLERRRQEDELRQAIAEGQFEVHYQPRYFSEDMSINGAEALLRWRHPARGLLLPEQFIPLAEQTGLIVPLGEWVLRQACSEATAWASTLMIAVNLSPLQLRNDELSEMVRTVLEESGLPANRLELEITETALLQENQRTLDVLNELKAIGVRLAMDDFGTGYSSLSNLRSYPFDTIKIDGSFVSGMERSTADHSIVKALIDLGRGLRMRVTAEGVETSEQLTQLLADGCSEIQGFHLSHPLPAQELRALLAGADGTLSRSPA is encoded by the coding sequence ATGCCATTAGATTCCGCCTCGGCCAAAGCCAGAAGTCCCAGGGCCCACGCCGCGTTTTCGAGGCGGATCCTGCCCGGCTTTGCCTGTCTGTTGGCCGCCGCCCTGCTCGCTGCCGCGATCGCGGTCATACATATCGCCCGGACTATCGACCGCGACGCGCTGACCCAGGAGCATTTTCTCGCCGACAAGGCATTCGAATCGCATATGCGGGGCATGTCTCGTCATGTCGCGGACAACGGATTCTGGGGCGATGCCTATGCCAACCTGAGCAAGCAGATCAATCTCGACTGGGCATATGAGCAGGAGAACCTCGGGCCTTCTTTATACGACGATTTCGGGTATGAAGCGGTCCTGGTGGTCAACGCCGACGGCGAAACGACCTACGCGGTGATCCGCGGGGAGCTGGCGCAGGTCGATGCACGACGCTGGCTTGGCAATGGGCTCGAAATTCTGCTCGGCCAGGCCCGCGAGACGGTCGAAGAGGAGGAAACCTCCGCCGGCCTGCTTTCGGCCGAAGGCCGCCCGGCCATGGTGGCCGCTGCGGTAATGACCCCGGGCGGCAGCGATATCGAGGAGATGGACGGTCCCGCCTCGATTCTGCTTTTTGTCGATGTGATGGATACCGGCCGGCTGCTCCAACTGGGCCAGGAATACGCGATCAAGGGGCTGCGTATCGACGACGAAACTTCCCGGCCGCAAAACGCTGTTGTCTCCATGAATATGCTCGATGGAACACCCCAGGCGTTTACCTGGAACGTCTCCCAGCCGGGCCGTTACCTGTTGTGGATGACGCTGCCGGTGCTTGCCGCGGTCACCCTGGGGCTCGGCCTCCTCGCCTGGTTGTTGCTACGTCAGGCGCTGAAAACCGTAAGGCTTATGGACGCCAACTACAAACGGCTATCCCGAAGCCGCACAGCATTGGCCGCCAGTGAAGAGCGCTTCCGCGACGTGGCAGAAGCTGCCTCCGATTGGATCTGGGAAACCGACCAGAATGCTCGACTGACCTATCTATCGAGTCGCTTCGAGGAAATCACCGGCCACGAGCCTGCCGCCTGGATCGGTCGCCCCTTGATCGATCTGCTGATTACCGATCACGCAGCGCTACAGGACTGGCTGGCTGAGCCGCATAAGACGCCGTTGCGCTGCAGCTACCAGGCGGCGAATGGCTGTGAACGGCACTGCAGGCTATCCGCGCGGGCGATCTACCGAGACGACGAGCTATTGGGCTTCCGCGGAACCGCAAGTGACATTACCGAAGAGACGCGAGCCCAGGCACGCGTGCAATACCTGTCGCAGCACGACGCCCTGACCGGCCTGCCGAATCGCAATCGGTTACGCGACTATCTGGAAGCCAAGCTCGCCTCGCTTACCAGCGGATCCAGGCTGACGGTCCTGTACATCGATCTGGATCGCTTCAAGCCGGTAAACGACACCCTGGGTCACGGCGCTGGGGACGAGGTGTTGATCGGCGTGGCCAACCGCCTCAAACAATGCATCAGAGGCGACGACCTTGTTGCTCGTCTGGGTGGCGATGAGTTCATCATGGTCATGAGCCGTCTGCAGCTCAATGAAGATGTCGAAAAGCTTTGCGCCCGGGTTGTCGACGTCGTCGGCGGACCCTTCGTTTACGAGGGCAAGCAGATCCACATTGGCGCCAGCATCGGAATCGCCATGGCCCCGACCGATGCAGCGCAGGCCAGCGAGCTACTGCGTTGCGCGGATATCGCCCTGTATCAGGCCAAGGCCGTCGGTCGCGGAACCTGGCGGTTCTATGGCAGCGAGATGGACGAGCGGCTGCTGGAACGGCGTCGACAGGAAGACGAACTGCGCCAGGCGATTGCCGAAGGCCAATTCGAGGTTCATTACCAGCCTCGGTACTTCAGCGAGGACATGAGCATCAATGGCGCCGAAGCCTTGTTGCGCTGGCGGCACCCTGCTCGAGGTCTGCTCCTGCCCGAGCAATTCATCCCGCTGGCGGAACAGACCGGGCTAATCGTCCCACTCGGCGAGTGGGTCTTGCGTCAGGCCTGCAGCGAAGCCACGGCCTGGGCGAGCACCCTCATGATCGCGGTCAACCTGTCGCCGCTGCAGCTACGCAACGATGAGCTATCCGAGATGGTTCGGACCGTTCTGGAAGAAAGCGGGCTCCCGGCCAACCGTCTTGAACTGGAAATAACCGAAACGGCATTGCTTCAGGAAAACCAGCGCACCCTGGACGTGCTCAACGAACTGAAGGCCATCGGTGTCCGGCTTGCCATGGACGATTTCGGTACCGGCTATTCTTCCCTGAGCAATCTGCGTAGCTATCCGTTCGACACGATCAAGATAGACGGTAGCTTCGTCTCCGGCATGGAGCGTTCGACCGCGGATCATTCCATCGTCAAGGCGCTCATCGACCTCGGCCGAGGCCTGCGCATGCGTGTCACGGCCGAAGGCGTGGAAACCTCGGAGCAACTGACGCAATTGCTCGCCGATGGTTGTAGCGAGATTCAGGGCTTTCACCTGAGTCATCCGCTTCCAGCACAAGAGCTACGTGCCTTGCTGGCCGGTGCCGACGGGACCTTGAGCCGAAGCCCTGCGTGA
- a CDS encoding PLP-dependent aminotransferase family protein — protein sequence MTNLLLYQRIAHQLAEDIRRGVYRPGERVPSVRKMSMQLNVSHATVLQAYANLEDQGMIRARPQSGFYVHHTPALTAPTPDIAQVERPKLVTRSSIINQVLSESRRDGLIPLGAAVPHADYLPARALHQQLAKITRFQSQRAFSYMFSPGYEPLRRQVAIRMRDAGVIVGPDEVVITHGCVDALQMSLRVLTKPGDLIAAESPSYYGLLQLADLLGLKVIEIPCDPDTGLSLEALQLAASQWPIKALVLTARLSNPLGGSMPDVRQKQLLKLAANFDINIVEDDIYGELMFDAGSIKALKSNDSEGRVIYCSSFSKTISPGVRIGWILPGRHREDIQRLQTFSTHSACSVTQMGVAAYLENGGYDRHLRYIRHEYRSNLSAFQLAVQRYFPEGTQMTRPTGGFILWVSLPARVNTKELHVQALERGISIAPGLIFSNTEQFNHCVRLNCGLPWTTEAERALKTLGELAGELCRQSN from the coding sequence ATGACCAATCTGTTGCTTTATCAGCGCATCGCACACCAGCTCGCTGAAGATATCCGGCGCGGCGTCTACCGTCCGGGCGAACGTGTGCCTTCGGTGCGCAAGATGAGCATGCAGCTGAACGTTAGCCATGCGACGGTCTTGCAAGCCTATGCCAACCTAGAAGACCAAGGAATGATTCGGGCGCGCCCGCAGTCGGGCTTCTATGTGCATCACACTCCGGCGCTTACCGCCCCGACGCCGGATATCGCGCAGGTCGAACGGCCGAAGCTGGTCACGCGCAGTAGCATCATCAACCAGGTCCTCAGCGAATCGCGCCGCGATGGTCTTATCCCATTGGGCGCCGCCGTCCCTCATGCGGACTATCTGCCGGCGCGCGCCTTGCACCAGCAGCTTGCCAAGATCACTCGTTTCCAGAGCCAGCGGGCGTTCAGCTATATGTTCAGTCCCGGCTATGAGCCGCTGCGCCGACAAGTGGCGATCCGCATGCGCGACGCCGGCGTGATCGTCGGGCCGGACGAAGTGGTGATCACCCACGGCTGTGTCGATGCGCTGCAGATGTCCCTGCGCGTGCTGACCAAGCCGGGCGACCTGATCGCAGCGGAGTCACCCAGCTACTATGGCTTGCTGCAACTGGCCGATCTGCTGGGGCTCAAGGTCATCGAAATCCCGTGCGATCCGGACACCGGCTTGAGTCTCGAGGCTTTGCAGCTGGCTGCCAGCCAGTGGCCGATCAAGGCGTTGGTGCTCACGGCGCGGTTGAGCAACCCCCTGGGTGGCAGCATGCCGGACGTACGGCAAAAGCAATTGCTCAAGTTGGCGGCGAATTTCGACATCAACATTGTCGAAGACGATATCTACGGCGAACTTATGTTTGATGCGGGGTCGATCAAGGCGCTCAAGTCCAATGATAGTGAAGGGCGAGTGATCTATTGCTCGAGCTTCTCCAAGACTATCTCGCCGGGCGTGCGCATTGGTTGGATTCTGCCGGGACGCCACCGGGAGGACATTCAGCGTTTGCAGACCTTTAGTACGCATTCGGCCTGTAGCGTCACCCAGATGGGCGTGGCGGCCTATCTGGAGAATGGCGGATATGATCGGCATCTACGCTACATCCGGCATGAGTATCGCAGTAACCTCAGCGCTTTCCAGTTGGCGGTGCAGCGCTATTTTCCGGAAGGAACGCAGATGACCCGGCCGACGGGAGGCTTCATTCTCTGGGTCAGCTTGCCGGCACGGGTGAATACCAAGGAGCTACACGTACAGGCGCTGGAGCGAGGAATCAGCATCGCGCCGGGGCTTATTTTCAGCAACACCGAGCAGTTCAATCATTGCGTGCGGCTCAATTGCGGGCTGCCCTGGACAACCGAGGCGGAGCGGGCATTGAAGACCCTGGGCGAGCTGGCAGGGGAGCTGTGCCGACAATCGAACTGA